In the genome of Ignavibacteria bacterium, one region contains:
- a CDS encoding POT family MFS transporter, whose product MAEKSNKMPKGIPYIIGNELAERFSYYGMKAILVVFMTQYIMNSEGVVTPMSDNEATAWFHYFSMANYFFPILGAIIADVYWGKYKTIILLSIVYCFGHLALAIDDTRLGLSIGLTLIAIGSGGIKPCVSAHVGDQFEEKNKNLLEKIFSIFYFSINTGAMLSTLLIPVLLDKFGPHVAFGVPGLLMLVATIVFYMGHKVFIAIPPVGWKQYKKDVFSPQGKKAIFNLSIMYLFIAVFWSLFDQTGSSWVLQSENMDRWVNLGFVRFELLASQIQAINPFLIIIFIPLFTYLVYPFINKFWTLTALRKISIGMFITAFSFAVIAIAQMQIDGGATPSILYQFFAYVILTAAEVMVSITGLEFSYTQAPNSMKSFIMGLWLLSVSVGNLFTGLVNSFISVPAIAEALTGANYFWFFAGFMMVTAICFILYARNYKVESYMQTRTILGTPPILTEN is encoded by the coding sequence ATGGCAGAAAAGAGCAATAAAATGCCGAAAGGCATACCGTACATTATCGGTAACGAACTTGCCGAACGGTTCAGCTATTACGGAATGAAGGCAATTCTCGTTGTCTTTATGACTCAATACATAATGAACAGCGAGGGAGTAGTTACACCGATGTCTGACAATGAAGCAACAGCATGGTTTCATTATTTCAGCATGGCAAATTATTTTTTCCCCATATTAGGAGCAATAATAGCAGATGTTTACTGGGGCAAATACAAAACAATAATTCTATTATCCATTGTTTACTGCTTCGGACATCTTGCGCTTGCTATTGATGATACGCGTTTGGGATTATCAATCGGGCTGACTCTAATTGCAATCGGTTCGGGAGGTATAAAGCCTTGTGTATCGGCTCACGTCGGCGACCAATTCGAAGAAAAAAACAAAAACCTTTTAGAAAAAATCTTCAGTATATTTTATTTTTCAATAAATACCGGAGCTATGCTTTCCACTTTGCTCATTCCGGTTCTTCTGGATAAATTCGGTCCTCACGTCGCTTTTGGTGTGCCGGGACTTTTAATGCTCGTTGCTACAATAGTCTTTTATATGGGACATAAAGTCTTTATTGCGATACCACCAGTCGGATGGAAACAATACAAGAAAGACGTATTCAGTCCTCAGGGCAAGAAAGCAATTTTTAATCTTAGTATAATGTATTTGTTCATCGCGGTTTTTTGGTCGTTGTTTGACCAGACCGGTTCTTCGTGGGTATTGCAATCGGAAAACATGGACAGATGGGTAAATCTTGGTTTTGTCAGATTTGAACTGCTTGCATCGCAGATACAGGCAATTAATCCGTTTCTGATAATAATATTTATTCCTTTATTTACATATCTGGTCTATCCTTTCATTAATAAATTCTGGACGTTAACTGCTCTTAGAAAAATTTCCATTGGAATGTTCATAACGGCATTTTCATTTGCCGTAATAGCAATAGCTCAGATGCAGATTGACGGTGGAGCAACTCCGAGTATTTTATATCAGTTTTTTGCTTATGTGATTCTCACAGCAGCAGAAGTAATGGTTTCTATTACAGGTCTTGAGTTTTCATATACACAAGCTCCGAACAGCATGAAGTCATTTATAATGGGGCTCTGGCTCTTGTCAGTTTCAGTTGGTAATTTATTTACCGGGCTCGTCAATTCATTCATCAGTGTTCCTGCCATTGCAGAAGCGCTGACAGGTGCAAATTATTTCTGGTTCTTCGCGGGATTTATGATGGTTACAGCAATTTGTTTCATACTATATGCGAGAAATTACAAAGTTGAAAGCTATATGCAGACAAGAACAATTTTGGGAACACCGCCGATTTTGACTGAAAACTAA
- a CDS encoding glycosyltransferase family 9 protein, with protein sequence MKRILIVRTDRIGDVIMITPMIREIKKAFPDSYIAALVRKSSADVLINNPHLDEIITDDLQKDSFWKIVRQLRSRKFMHGLLVMPTERAAYQMFLAGVKKRIGVGKKLYEVITLMESVSRNKYIPLRHEADYCMDLARKIGVKTNNISPEIFLTKEELTKGEKFLEEVGADPEAVKIIVHSGSLNSSPNWSEDKYFELITRLLTEIKNVKTNIFLTAREMSPEFLEKIIKLNDKRIFNIAQKLDSLRDLIIFINAVDLIMVSSTGPAHIADALKKKAVVIHCHRPMNCAKHWGIINDPSSNIEVTASYCDSHCSPDKERCMIENGITVETVFDAIKKKIN encoded by the coding sequence ATGAAACGCATATTAATTGTCAGAACCGATAGAATCGGAGATGTTATTATGATTACACCTATGATACGAGAAATAAAAAAAGCTTTTCCTGATTCATACATTGCTGCGCTTGTGCGCAAAAGCTCTGCTGATGTTTTAATCAATAATCCGCATCTGGATGAAATTATAACTGATGACCTTCAAAAAGATTCTTTTTGGAAAATCGTCAGGCAGTTACGGTCAAGAAAATTCATGCATGGTCTGCTCGTAATGCCGACCGAGCGCGCTGCTTATCAAATGTTTCTTGCAGGAGTAAAGAAACGCATCGGTGTCGGTAAAAAGCTTTACGAAGTTATCACGTTAATGGAAAGTGTTTCGAGAAACAAATACATTCCATTACGTCACGAAGCTGATTACTGCATGGACCTGGCAAGAAAAATCGGTGTAAAAACAAATAATATCTCACCGGAGATTTTTCTAACTAAGGAAGAGCTGACTAAAGGTGAAAAATTTCTTGAAGAAGTCGGTGCTGACCCTGAAGCGGTAAAAATTATCGTTCATTCCGGTTCATTAAACTCTTCACCGAACTGGAGCGAAGATAAATATTTTGAGCTTATAACAAGATTGCTTACAGAAATTAAAAATGTTAAGACAAACATTTTTTTAACTGCGCGCGAAATGTCACCTGAGTTTTTGGAAAAAATCATTAAGCTCAACGATAAAAGAATTTTTAATATTGCTCAGAAGCTTGATTCGTTAAGAGACCTGATAATTTTTATAAATGCAGTCGATTTGATAATGGTTTCTTCGACAGGACCTGCGCACATTGCGGATGCGTTAAAGAAAAAAGCAGTTGTAATTCACTGTCACCGTCCGATGAATTGCGCAAAACACTGGGGAATTATAAATGACCCTTCAAGCAACATCGAAGTTACTGCATCTTATTGCGATTCGCATTGCAGTCCGGACAAGGAAAGATGTATGATTGAAAACGGGATTACCGTTGAAACAGTATTTGATGCGATTAAGAAAAAAATAAACTAA
- a CDS encoding glycosyltransferase family 9 protein, with protein MDLKLPRCKNFSGYKPCVSYVDCLTNGCQYDTPENRTGVKILIISLDALGNVLDNTPILKAIKRKFPESTIYWITLQNAQKLLQNNPLIDKIFVWTDEDKMILRNMEFDYLMNADKSVYACAFANEVKAKNKFGFLLNEDGKIIPANENAYYSYRLGNDDQLKFRENERTGIEILHEVFDLKYEADEYIYEFTEEELKFIEDYKAEIEYDNRFTYVGFNTGCSELFPNKKMTIEQHIQLISELMFYDNLKIVLLGGREDTERNKLIYESFPDFHGEKIINTPTGEGIRKGACYMNVCDLVITGDSFGMHLAIALKKYVIAWFGLSCASEIELYGRGIKLVPEGLECSPCWKRVCPYNLECIAMIDLKKIKEGVINFSLNKPSFNN; from the coding sequence TTGGATTTAAAACTTCCACGCTGCAAAAATTTTTCGGGTTATAAGCCCTGTGTTTCTTATGTCGATTGCCTCACTAACGGCTGTCAATATGACACGCCTGAAAACAGAACCGGTGTTAAGATACTTATCATTTCACTGGATGCGCTTGGAAATGTTCTTGATAATACCCCTATACTGAAAGCGATTAAAAGAAAATTTCCCGAAAGTACTATATACTGGATAACTTTGCAGAATGCGCAAAAATTATTACAAAATAATCCTCTCATCGATAAAATATTTGTCTGGACTGATGAAGATAAAATGATTTTGCGGAATATGGAATTTGATTACCTGATGAATGCCGATAAATCTGTTTATGCCTGCGCATTTGCAAATGAAGTAAAAGCAAAAAACAAATTCGGGTTTCTGCTTAATGAAGACGGAAAAATTATTCCTGCAAATGAAAATGCTTATTACAGCTATCGTCTCGGTAATGATGACCAGCTAAAATTCCGGGAGAATGAAAGGACAGGAATTGAAATTCTGCATGAGGTATTCGATTTAAAATATGAAGCTGATGAATATATCTATGAATTTACAGAAGAAGAACTGAAATTCATCGAAGATTATAAAGCCGAAATTGAATATGACAACAGATTTACTTATGTCGGATTTAACACGGGATGCTCGGAGCTTTTTCCTAATAAAAAAATGACCATCGAACAGCATATACAGCTCATAAGCGAACTAATGTTTTATGATAATCTCAAGATTGTCCTGCTTGGCGGACGTGAAGACACCGAACGGAACAAGCTTATTTACGAAAGCTTTCCTGATTTTCACGGTGAGAAAATAATAAACACTCCAACCGGCGAGGGCATCCGCAAAGGCGCATGCTATATGAATGTCTGCGACCTGGTTATCACTGGCGACAGCTTCGGAATGCATCTTGCAATTGCTTTAAAAAAATATGTCATAGCTTGGTTTGGACTTTCATGCGCATCCGAAATAGAGCTTTATGGACGCGGAATTAAGCTTGTCCCTGAAGGACTCGAGTGCTCGCCTTGCTGGAAGCGTGTCTGCCCGTATAATCTTGAATGTATCGCGATGATTGACTTAAAAAAAATCAAAGAAGGTGTAATAAACTTCAGTTTGAACAAGCCTTCCTTTAATAACTGA
- a CDS encoding DegT/DnrJ/EryC1/StrS aminotransferase family protein: MDYKIPVYKPSLDGNEKKFVNECLDTNWISSKGKFVKAFEDNFAGYINVNHATSVCNGTVALHLALVTLGIGPGDEVIVPSFTYIASVSSITFSGAKPVFVDSLENTWQMDPADVQKKITDKTKAIMAVHIYGYPCDMEAIGNIAKKHDIFVIEDCAEAFGSKFKNKYVGTFGDISTFSFYGNKTITTGEGGMVVTNDETLYDRAYHFKMHGLAKYREYWHDVVGFNYRMTNICAAIGTAQLEKAGEKIKLKRELAFKYMELLEGLPLDYQRETKDIFSTYWMFTIMVKDINLRDSLREHLKQKGIETRPSFYPVHTMPMYSGKYQKLPVAENLGWTGINLPSFPSLTGSETEFICNSIREFLL, translated from the coding sequence ATGGATTATAAAATTCCTGTATATAAGCCCTCGCTCGACGGCAACGAAAAAAAATTCGTCAATGAATGTCTTGATACAAATTGGATTTCTTCCAAAGGAAAATTTGTAAAAGCATTTGAAGATAATTTCGCAGGCTACATTAATGTAAACCATGCAACTTCGGTTTGCAATGGAACCGTTGCGCTTCACCTTGCGCTTGTAACTTTAGGTATAGGACCCGGAGATGAAGTAATCGTTCCTTCCTTCACTTACATTGCGTCCGTAAGCTCTATTACGTTTTCAGGCGCAAAGCCGGTATTTGTAGACTCGCTTGAAAACACATGGCAAATGGACCCTGCCGATGTTCAAAAAAAGATTACCGATAAGACAAAAGCAATAATGGCAGTTCATATCTATGGATATCCGTGCGATATGGAAGCAATTGGCAATATTGCAAAGAAACATGACATTTTCGTCATAGAGGATTGCGCCGAGGCTTTCGGGTCAAAGTTTAAGAATAAATATGTAGGAACTTTTGGTGATATATCCACTTTCAGTTTTTACGGCAATAAAACCATTACAACAGGCGAGGGTGGTATGGTTGTCACAAACGATGAGACGTTATATGACAGGGCGTATCATTTTAAAATGCATGGTCTTGCAAAATACAGAGAGTACTGGCATGATGTTGTCGGATTTAATTACCGTATGACTAACATTTGCGCTGCTATAGGAACCGCGCAGCTTGAAAAAGCCGGTGAGAAAATAAAACTTAAGCGCGAGCTTGCTTTTAAATACATGGAATTACTCGAAGGTCTTCCCTTAGATTACCAGCGCGAAACAAAAGACATTTTTAGTACATACTGGATGTTCACAATTATGGTTAAAGACATAAATCTTCGTGACAGCTTAAGAGAGCATCTGAAACAAAAAGGAATTGAAACAAGACCGTCATTTTATCCCGTGCATACAATGCCAATGTATTCAGGTAAATATCAGAAGCTTCCCGTTGCAGAAAACTTAGGATGGACAGGAATCAACTTGCCGAGCTTTCCTTCGCTTACCGGCAGTGAAACAGAATTTATCTGTAATTCCATAAGAGAATTTTTGCTCTAA
- a CDS encoding ribose-phosphate pyrophosphokinase codes for MSDLKIFAGRSSNQFGASVAKHLKTRLGKCEFKTFSDGEIWMKYNENIRGADLYLVQSTNPPFENIMELLIMIDAARRASARRINAVIPYFGYARQDRKDQPRVSITAKLVANLISAAGADRIITMDLHAPQIQGFFDIPVDHLYASSVFTAEVKKLNLKNIAIATPDVGGIKMARAYAKRLHGDLIVIDKRRPKPNVAEVMNIIGDADGKDVIIVDDLIDTGGTFVNAVNALLNKGARSVYGFCTHAILSGPATSRINDSRIKKLIVSDTLPLAKKSPKIQVVSVSKIFAEAISRTNKNRSVSSLFDINKG; via the coding sequence ATGTCAGATTTAAAAATCTTTGCAGGCAGGTCATCTAACCAATTCGGAGCATCCGTTGCAAAACATCTGAAAACCAGGCTGGGTAAATGCGAGTTCAAAACTTTTTCTGACGGTGAAATATGGATGAAATATAACGAGAATATCCGCGGCGCGGATTTATATCTCGTTCAATCAACCAATCCGCCGTTTGAAAACATAATGGAGCTTCTCATTATGATTGATGCTGCGCGCCGCGCATCTGCAAGAAGAATAAATGCGGTAATCCCCTATTTCGGATATGCCCGTCAGGACAGAAAAGACCAGCCGCGCGTTTCAATCACTGCAAAGCTTGTTGCAAACCTGATTTCAGCCGCAGGCGCTGACAGAATCATCACAATGGACTTGCACGCTCCGCAAATTCAGGGTTTTTTCGACATCCCCGTTGACCATCTTTATGCATCAAGTGTTTTCACTGCAGAGGTGAAAAAATTAAATCTGAAAAATATTGCAATCGCTACTCCCGATGTCGGCGGAATAAAAATGGCTCGCGCTTACGCAAAGCGTCTTCACGGCGACCTTATTGTAATCGATAAACGCCGTCCTAAGCCGAACGTAGCCGAAGTAATGAACATCATAGGAGATGCCGATGGAAAAGATGTCATCATAGTTGATGACCTTATCGATACCGGAGGAACGTTCGTGAATGCCGTTAATGCGCTTCTGAATAAAGGCGCAAGAAGTGTTTATGGATTCTGCACGCATGCAATACTTTCAGGTCCGGCAACTAGCAGAATAAATGATTCAAGAATTAAAAAGCTTATCGTCTCCGATACGCTTCCATTAGCAAAAAAATCTCCCAAGATTCAGGTTGTTTCCGTTTCAAAAATCTTTGCAGAAGCAATCAGCCGCACAAACAAAAACCGCTCCGTCAGCTCCCTGTTTGATATAAACAAGGGATGA
- a CDS encoding dihydrolipoamide acetyltransferase family protein: MVVDLVMPKMGESIMEGTILKWHKKPGDKVERDETVLEISTDKVDTEVPSPESGVISEIMFNEGDVVQVGNVIAKINTNGSASATEVIEKKSEPKEEAPKETPKETPQQASKEVDTLVEEPESAKLSGTSDRFYSPLVMNIARKEGIGFEELERIPGTGAGGRVSKKDILAYLENRKSGKTQATQPVQAQKPATQPVQTTSQPAAKPQATQVRKPELPKYEVDYNEEGLSVMEFDNIRQKMAEHMVVSMAISPHVNAIAECDLSAVDKARKEMNKDFPEKEGFKMTYMPFIAEATVKALKDFPLINSIIDDTSAPFKAIMRNKINLGMAVAMDNGGLIVPIIKNADGKNLVGLARDISDLGKRAKVKKLTLDEIQGGTFTISNYGVFGNIIGTMIINQPQVAILGVGAVKKRPAVLETEQGDFVVIKPMVYLSLSFDHRLIDGALGGQFLMRIVHYLENYNS, from the coding sequence ATGGTTGTTGATTTAGTGATGCCGAAAATGGGCGAGTCCATTATGGAAGGCACGATATTGAAATGGCATAAAAAGCCAGGCGATAAAGTCGAGCGCGATGAAACCGTTCTTGAAATTTCCACTGATAAAGTTGATACCGAAGTGCCGTCTCCCGAAAGCGGAGTTATCTCGGAAATTATGTTCAATGAAGGCGACGTCGTTCAGGTCGGCAATGTAATCGCAAAGATAAACACAAACGGTTCTGCTTCAGCCACAGAGGTCATAGAGAAAAAATCTGAACCTAAAGAAGAAGCACCGAAAGAAACTCCTAAAGAAACACCTCAGCAAGCTTCAAAAGAAGTTGATACATTAGTCGAAGAACCTGAATCTGCAAAGTTATCGGGAACAAGCGACAGATTTTATTCTCCGCTCGTGATGAACATTGCAAGAAAAGAAGGAATCGGATTCGAAGAGCTTGAAAGAATTCCCGGCACAGGCGCAGGCGGAAGAGTTTCCAAAAAAGATATTCTCGCTTATTTAGAAAATAGAAAATCAGGTAAAACACAAGCAACACAACCGGTTCAAGCTCAGAAACCGGCAACTCAACCTGTTCAGACAACTTCACAACCCGCTGCAAAACCACAGGCAACACAGGTCAGAAAACCTGAGCTTCCGAAATACGAAGTTGACTACAACGAAGAAGGTTTGTCGGTTATGGAATTCGACAACATACGCCAAAAGATGGCAGAGCACATGGTTGTCTCGATGGCTATTTCACCTCACGTAAATGCAATCGCAGAGTGCGACCTCAGCGCTGTTGACAAAGCACGCAAAGAAATGAACAAAGACTTCCCTGAAAAAGAAGGTTTCAAAATGACATATATGCCTTTCATTGCCGAAGCTACCGTGAAAGCATTGAAAGATTTTCCTCTTATAAATTCGATTATAGACGATACATCAGCTCCGTTCAAAGCCATCATGAGAAACAAAATCAATCTCGGAATGGCAGTAGCAATGGATAACGGCGGACTTATAGTTCCGATTATAAAAAACGCCGATGGAAAAAATCTTGTCGGTCTTGCCCGCGACATAAGCGACCTCGGCAAGCGTGCAAAAGTAAAAAAACTTACGCTTGATGAAATTCAAGGCGGAACGTTCACGATTTCAAACTACGGAGTGTTCGGAAACATTATCGGCACAATGATTATCAATCAGCCGCAGGTAGCAATTCTCGGAGTCGGCGCAGTTAAAAAACGTCCTGCAGTTCTTGAAACCGAGCAGGGTGATTTTGTCGTGATAAAACCGATGGTATATCTTTCGCTTTCATTCGACCATAGATTGATTGACGGTGCGCTCGGCGGACAGTTCTTGATGAGAATCGTTCATTATCTCGAAAATTATAATTCATAA
- a CDS encoding S8 family serine peptidase, translating to MKKILLLVLFFSFGFTPQIYSQQKNFTKYWIVFKDKGEFKPTTVIKLGSKAYNVGLSLLTERAVNRRLKVLPENKLIDYMDLPVNQKYINEIKSEKVQIIAVSRWLNGVSAYLTAEQVEEILDLDYVMGLRVVDKLIKQSVESQQAELETELQKKDSIKYKYDYGRSLKQMEMVNVPLLHQMGFTGKGVMIASFDDGFDWRNHESLQDLNITMEYDFINEDSATYMQKNQKYEDKNNQGSHGTATLSTMSGFKNGKLVSPAFGSEIILAKTEYVPTETPMEEDFWLEAAEWAEALGVDIITSSLIYRNYDDAYSNNTYLYKHLNGDAPITSFAGDRCTYLGVAVFQAMGNYDQTTEPSLGSAADGDSVISVGAVMYNGKPANFTSNGPTGDGQMKPDVSAPGVFVYFATMKEKSGDNISYEYGDGTSFSTPITAGVAALLLEANPSLTPMQLREALRMTANQSDKPDNVLGWGVVNAYNAALYSGIIWSPYPEIQTNTNGINISTYIASNTKLDESSIKVFYNTDGASNYDEAPLTLSTEVFDANGSGRYTASIPSSSGFTEFNYYFYAKDITGKESFFYPKKD from the coding sequence ATGAAAAAAATACTTTTACTCGTATTATTCTTTTCTTTCGGATTTACTCCGCAGATTTACTCACAACAAAAAAACTTCACTAAGTACTGGATAGTCTTTAAAGATAAAGGTGAGTTTAAGCCAACCACTGTCATCAAACTCGGCTCAAAGGCATATAATGTAGGACTCTCGCTTCTGACCGAACGCGCTGTCAATCGCCGTCTCAAAGTATTGCCGGAGAATAAGCTGATTGATTATATGGACTTACCTGTTAATCAAAAATACATCAATGAAATAAAATCCGAAAAAGTTCAGATAATTGCTGTTTCAAGATGGCTGAACGGTGTAAGTGCATATCTTACAGCAGAGCAGGTTGAAGAAATTTTAGACCTTGATTATGTAATGGGGTTAAGGGTTGTTGATAAATTAATAAAACAATCAGTTGAATCACAACAAGCTGAACTTGAAACGGAACTGCAAAAGAAAGATTCCATAAAATATAAATATGATTATGGTCGTTCGCTTAAGCAAATGGAAATGGTAAACGTTCCTTTGCTCCATCAGATGGGATTCACAGGCAAGGGCGTTATGATTGCAAGCTTCGATGATGGATTTGACTGGAGAAATCATGAATCATTGCAGGATTTGAACATCACAATGGAATATGATTTCATAAATGAGGACAGCGCAACCTATATGCAGAAGAATCAGAAATATGAGGACAAAAACAATCAGGGTTCGCATGGAACTGCAACGCTTTCGACAATGAGCGGATTTAAAAACGGCAAGCTTGTAAGTCCGGCGTTTGGTTCGGAAATTATTCTCGCAAAAACAGAATATGTCCCGACTGAAACTCCGATGGAAGAAGATTTCTGGCTTGAAGCCGCCGAATGGGCTGAAGCTCTTGGTGTCGACATCATCACGAGCTCGCTGATTTACAGAAATTATGACGATGCATACAGCAATAATACTTATTTATATAAACATTTGAACGGTGACGCTCCTATTACTTCATTCGCAGGCGACAGATGTACATATTTAGGTGTTGCGGTATTTCAGGCAATGGGAAATTATGACCAGACAACCGAACCATCACTGGGCTCTGCCGCAGATGGTGATTCGGTGATTTCAGTCGGTGCTGTTATGTATAATGGCAAACCTGCAAACTTCACATCAAACGGTCCCACAGGCGACGGTCAAATGAAACCTGATGTTTCTGCTCCCGGTGTGTTTGTTTATTTTGCGACGATGAAAGAAAAATCAGGTGACAATATATCTTATGAATACGGTGATGGAACCTCTTTCTCGACTCCTATCACTGCAGGGGTTGCAGCATTGCTGCTTGAAGCAAACCCAAGTTTAACTCCAATGCAGCTTCGTGAAGCGCTGAGAATGACAGCAAATCAATCGGATAAACCCGACAACGTTCTTGGATGGGGAGTTGTGAATGCTTACAATGCCGCATTATACAGCGGAATAATTTGGAGCCCATATCCTGAAATTCAGACGAATACAAACGGCATAAACATTTCAACATACATAGCTTCAAATACAAAACTTGATGAATCGAGCATAAAAGTTTTTTATAACACTGACGGTGCAAGTAATTACGATGAAGCTCCGCTTACATTAAGCACGGAAGTTTTTGATGCAAACGGTTCCGGAAGATACACCGCAAGCATTCCCTCATCAAGTGGATTCACCGAATTTAATTATTATTTTTACGCAAAGGATATAACTGGCAAGGAATCTTTCTTTTATCCAAAGAAAGATTAA
- a CDS encoding glycosyltransferase N-terminal domain-containing protein, translating into MWFFFRFGYFFSPKIRQGLNERRNLFPRLKMSLGYLDVNKKTILIHSSSLGEFQQALPLINELDHTKFNIVLSFFSPSGYTNARINLKNTIKTYLPFDTASNARELLDLINPDKVILMRYDLWYNFLYECKKRSLQTILANARFDEKDIFWKLPVTKSFKVALYNMIDKIFVINKEDEVNFKKVVKSEINLAGDSKFERVIQASKKIESKDILPAQVIANKKIFVIGSSWKDDEDFIFPVLNKINRFHPDLLTILVPHEPKEKKLEQIETRITNEFENIKPLRYSELHKFSKHNMIIVDRVGLLMKLYSVAYLSYVGGGFRTGLHNILEPAIYNMPIFYSNKAVNSDEHEILVSAGCAYIAEDQRKFYKELSELLYKPELRNETGGKCERVFENSLGIAKKIISNI; encoded by the coding sequence ATGTGGTTCTTTTTCCGTTTCGGATATTTTTTTAGTCCGAAAATCAGGCAGGGGCTTAACGAGAGACGAAATTTATTCCCGCGTCTTAAAATGTCACTCGGATATCTTGACGTAAACAAAAAAACAATTCTCATTCATTCATCATCGCTCGGTGAATTTCAGCAGGCGCTGCCTCTCATTAACGAACTCGACCATACAAAATTTAACATTGTCCTGAGCTTTTTCTCACCTTCGGGATATACAAACGCCCGCATTAATTTAAAAAATACAATCAAGACATATCTTCCGTTTGATACTGCATCAAATGCGAGAGAATTGCTTGATTTGATTAATCCCGATAAAGTGATTTTAATGCGTTATGATTTGTGGTACAATTTTTTGTATGAATGCAAAAAAAGAAGTCTGCAAACAATTCTTGCAAATGCGCGTTTTGATGAAAAAGACATTTTCTGGAAGCTTCCCGTAACAAAGTCATTCAAGGTTGCACTTTATAACATGATTGATAAAATTTTTGTCATCAACAAAGAAGATGAAGTTAATTTCAAGAAAGTGGTTAAATCTGAAATTAATCTTGCAGGTGATTCAAAATTTGAGAGGGTAATTCAGGCGTCAAAGAAAATCGAATCAAAAGATATTTTGCCTGCGCAGGTTATTGCTAATAAGAAAATTTTTGTAATCGGAAGCTCATGGAAAGATGATGAAGATTTTATTTTTCCGGTGTTAAATAAAATTAACAGATTCCATCCTGACTTGCTCACGATTCTTGTTCCGCACGAACCGAAGGAAAAGAAGCTTGAACAAATTGAAACACGAATTACGAATGAATTTGAGAACATAAAACCGTTAAGATATTCAGAGCTTCATAAGTTTTCAAAACATAACATGATAATTGTTGACAGGGTCGGTTTGTTGATGAAGCTTTACTCGGTTGCTTATCTTAGCTATGTCGGCGGTGGATTCAGAACGGGGCTTCATAACATACTTGAGCCGGCAATTTATAATATGCCGATATTTTATTCAAACAAAGCTGTTAATTCCGACGAGCATGAAATTTTAGTTTCTGCAGGCTGCGCATACATAGCTGAAGACCAGAGGAAATTTTATAAAGAATTGAGTGAGCTTTTATATAAACCTGAGTTGAGAAATGAAACCGGCGGGAAATGCGAACGAGTTTTTGAGAACTCCCTGGGAATTGCAAAGAAAATAATCTCGAATATATGA
- the frr gene encoding ribosome recycling factor, with amino-acid sequence MVKDILKQTQDRMAKAVEHVRLELIKIRTGKATTNLLDGIKIDYYGTPTPLNQVGNISTPDFHTITIQPWDKTVISSIEKAILSSDLGLNPANDGNLIRVPIPALNEERRKEIVKLVRKFAEDGRVSIRNIRRDELEKLKKTEKEEHISEDERKQGENDIQKLTDKYVKEIDELLSVKEKEIMEV; translated from the coding sequence ATGGTAAAAGATATTTTAAAACAGACACAGGACAGAATGGCGAAAGCAGTTGAACACGTTCGCCTTGAACTTATAAAAATCAGAACAGGTAAAGCTACAACGAATTTGTTAGACGGAATAAAGATTGATTATTACGGGACACCAACGCCGCTGAATCAGGTTGGAAATATCAGCACTCCTGATTTTCATACAATTACGATTCAGCCTTGGGATAAGACTGTTATCAGCTCAATCGAAAAAGCAATTTTATCTTCTGACTTAGGATTAAATCCTGCAAATGACGGAAATTTAATCCGCGTTCCGATTCCTGCTCTTAATGAAGAAAGAAGAAAAGAAATTGTTAAGCTTGTCCGCAAGTTTGCTGAAGATGGAAGAGTTTCCATCAGAAACATAAGAAGAGACGAGCTTGAGAAATTAAAAAAGACTGAAAAAGAAGAACATATTTCTGAAGACGAAAGAAAGCAAGGCGAGAATGATATTCAGAAATTGACTGATAAATATGTAAAAGAAATCGATGAGCTTCTGTCGGTCAAAGAAAAAGAAATAATGGAGGTCTAA